In a genomic window of Thermosynechococcus sp. CL-1:
- a CDS encoding nucleotidyltransferase family protein: MTAANEDLRELKKILEDFFTGLPVKVYLFGSAARGALRQSSDLDVGILPLAPLPVGLLSELRERLEMSNLIYPVDVVDLSEVSADFRSRVIAEGIEWIGSGND; this comes from the coding sequence GTGACCGCTGCCAACGAAGATCTGCGGGAACTCAAAAAAATACTAGAAGACTTTTTTACAGGGCTTCCCGTCAAGGTCTATCTATTCGGCTCGGCTGCCCGTGGTGCTCTGCGCCAAAGCTCTGACTTAGATGTCGGGATTTTGCCCCTTGCACCACTGCCCGTGGGGCTGTTGAGTGAGTTGCGGGAGCGCCTAGAGATGTCCAATTTGATCTATCCAGTCGATGTCGTGGATTTATCAGAAGTGTCCGCCGACTTTCGATCGCGAGTGATTGCAGAGGGAATTGAGTGGATCGGCTCAGGGAACGATTAG